One region of Chryseobacterium sp. SORGH_AS_0447 genomic DNA includes:
- a CDS encoding aldehyde dehydrogenase family protein: MSTTTQQQSETLLQWPEFKSKYDNYINGQFTAPVNGKYFDVVSPVNGKNFTQAAHSSKEDLELAVNAAEKAFETWKNTSSTERSIILNKIADRIEQNLEYIATVETIDNGKAVRETLAADIPLAIDHFRYFASVIRAEEGSHNELDKDTVSLIVHEPLGVIAQIIPWNFPILMAVWKLAPALAAGNCVVLKPAESTPISIMVLMELIGDLLPPGVVNIVNGFGAELGRALVTNPKINKAAFTGSTATGRLVMQYATENIIPVTLELGGKSPNVFFSSVMDADDEFLDKAVEGAVLFALNQGEICTCPSRLLVQEDIADAFIAKVIERVKAIKVGNPLDKTVMMGAQASQIQKDKILSYIKLGKEEGAEVLTGGDVNNVGEGLEEGYYIQPTIFKGSNRMRIFQEEIFGPVLAFTTFKDEEEAVKIANDTIYGLGAGVWTRDAHQLYNVPRQIQAGRVWVNQYHSYPAGAPFGGYKQSGIGRENHKMMLDHYRQTKNMLISYNKNKLGFF; the protein is encoded by the coding sequence ATGAGCACTACAACACAACAGCAGTCAGAGACCCTATTACAATGGCCTGAGTTCAAAAGCAAATATGATAACTATATCAACGGGCAGTTTACCGCACCTGTAAACGGAAAATATTTTGACGTGGTTTCTCCGGTTAACGGGAAAAATTTCACACAGGCCGCCCATTCCTCTAAGGAAGATCTGGAGCTCGCCGTTAATGCTGCCGAAAAAGCCTTCGAAACCTGGAAAAATACTTCTTCCACGGAGAGAAGCATTATTTTAAATAAAATTGCCGACAGGATCGAACAGAATCTGGAATATATTGCCACTGTTGAAACCATCGATAACGGGAAAGCCGTAAGGGAAACGCTGGCAGCAGACATTCCGCTGGCAATCGATCATTTCAGGTATTTTGCGTCGGTCATCAGAGCAGAAGAAGGATCCCACAACGAGCTGGATAAAGATACCGTTTCCCTGATCGTCCACGAACCGCTGGGAGTTATCGCACAGATCATCCCGTGGAACTTCCCGATCTTAATGGCAGTATGGAAACTGGCTCCGGCATTGGCGGCAGGAAACTGTGTGGTCTTGAAACCGGCAGAAAGCACCCCGATCTCCATTATGGTTTTGATGGAACTGATCGGTGATCTTCTTCCTCCGGGCGTTGTAAACATCGTCAACGGATTCGGGGCAGAACTCGGAAGAGCCCTGGTAACCAATCCGAAAATAAATAAAGCGGCATTCACAGGTTCTACAGCAACCGGACGTCTGGTTATGCAATATGCCACGGAAAATATTATTCCGGTAACCTTGGAACTGGGTGGTAAATCGCCAAACGTGTTCTTCAGTTCCGTGATGGACGCCGACGACGAATTTTTAGACAAAGCAGTTGAAGGAGCTGTTCTTTTCGCCTTAAATCAGGGGGAAATCTGTACCTGCCCTTCAAGGTTGTTGGTTCAGGAAGATATTGCAGATGCTTTCATCGCCAAAGTGATTGAAAGGGTGAAGGCCATCAAAGTCGGAAACCCGTTGGATAAAACCGTAATGATGGGAGCGCAGGCCTCACAGATCCAGAAAGACAAGATCCTTTCCTATATCAAATTAGGGAAAGAAGAAGGAGCTGAAGTGCTTACAGGAGGTGATGTGAATAATGTAGGAGAAGGATTGGAAGAAGGATACTACATCCAGCCAACGATCTTTAAAGGCTCCAACAGAATGAGGATTTTCCAGGAAGAAATTTTCGGGCCGGTATTGGCGTTTACAACTTTCAAAGATGAAGAAGAAGCGGTGAAAATTGCCAATGATACCATCTATGGCCTTGGTGCAGGAGTATGGACGAGAGATGCACACCAGTTGTACAATGTTCCGCGTCAGATCCAGGCGGGCAGGGTATGGGTCAACCAGTACCATTCTTATCCGGCAGGAGCGCCATTCGGAGGATACAAGCAGTCGGGAATCGGGCGTGAGAATCACAAAATGATGCTCGATCATTACCGTCAGACCAAGAATATGCTGATCTCTTACAACAAGAACAAACTCGGTTTCTTTTAA
- a CDS encoding alpha/beta hydrolase produces the protein MKRLIVLTVALLLMSHAADAQSGKQPFTLPSDSEQIDLWNAVMPDKGGSRGPEIISNKGSITHISTPRLIVHRPQHSNGTAILVISGGGYAHIELGKESHPTASWLQSQGVTAFELIYRLPQKVWNTTSVPFEDAQRAVRLIRSMADQYGINPHKIGVLGFSAGGHLAGITATLFNKKFYEPVDFIDSLSARPDFAGLIYPVISMLPPNNKTHSLKSILGLHPTISQETAFSVERQVTADTPPTFLAQAQDDPVSPVQNSYLMNAALEKADVPVEMHIFRSGDHGWGLGKPGTEVSEWPQLFKSWAQRNGFWGK, from the coding sequence ATGAAACGGCTGATTGTTCTGACAGTTGCGCTTCTCCTCATGAGCCATGCTGCCGATGCACAGTCCGGAAAGCAGCCCTTTACTTTACCTTCAGATTCGGAACAAATTGATTTATGGAATGCTGTTATGCCGGATAAAGGCGGCTCAAGAGGTCCTGAAATTATAAGTAACAAGGGTTCTATTACTCATATTTCAACGCCACGGCTGATTGTTCACCGTCCTCAACATTCTAATGGAACGGCCATACTTGTCATCAGCGGCGGAGGATATGCCCACATTGAACTGGGGAAAGAAAGCCATCCTACGGCCAGTTGGCTGCAGTCGCAGGGAGTTACCGCTTTCGAACTTATTTACAGGTTGCCCCAGAAAGTCTGGAATACCACGAGTGTTCCTTTTGAAGATGCCCAGCGTGCGGTAAGGCTAATCCGCAGCATGGCGGATCAATATGGAATAAATCCGCATAAGATCGGCGTTCTGGGATTTTCGGCAGGCGGGCATCTGGCAGGCATTACCGCTACTCTTTTTAATAAGAAATTTTACGAACCGGTTGATTTTATCGATTCATTATCCGCAAGACCGGATTTTGCAGGGCTCATCTATCCTGTTATTTCCATGCTTCCGCCCAATAACAAAACCCATTCGCTGAAGAGTATTTTAGGTCTTCATCCTACCATTTCGCAGGAAACCGCTTTTTCGGTAGAACGGCAGGTTACAGCCGATACGCCGCCCACTTTTCTGGCGCAGGCTCAAGATGATCCGGTTTCACCCGTACAGAACTCTTATCTCATGAATGCGGCTTTAGAAAAGGCCGATGTTCCCGTAGAAATGCATATTTTTCGGAGCGGCGACCATGGCTGGGGTTTGGGAAAACCGGGAACTGAGGTTTCCGAATGGCCGCAATTATTTAAAAGCTGGGCACAACGGAATGGATTCTGGGGAAAATAA
- a CDS encoding serine hydrolase — translation MLKKLLFLSAIGISGIAFSQTNVKEKLGNYLDSLYAHHKVMGSFAFAENDRPTFIKVVGFADAGKQQKANVDTQYRIGSISKTFTAVLVMKAVEEKKITLDRKLSDFYPEIPNASKITIENLLQHRSGIHNLTDEAEYLQYNTKTQTESNLIGIIKKFNSDFEPGSKYEYSNSNYILLGFILEKIYKKPYAELIRSKITKPLKLTFTEVGGPIDTSKNQAKSYKCTNGTYQASDETDMSIPIGAGNMISTPRDLLDFILALEQGKLIRKQSLEKMKTFTDGYGFGLTKVPFGKYWGYGHNGGIDEFRSVLYYFPDLKIAAAFTVNQSDMNINEISVKLLETAAGHDFEMPDFKTFTIAKSELQKFTGKYASPGIPVKFNIFIQDNKLMAQATGQGAFPLDAVSGTKFKFEPAGITVEFFPEKNQFVIMQGGEKDTFTKE, via the coding sequence ATGTTGAAAAAGTTACTTTTTCTCTCAGCCATCGGAATTTCCGGCATCGCCTTTTCTCAGACCAACGTAAAAGAGAAGCTGGGAAATTATCTCGACTCTCTTTACGCTCATCACAAAGTAATGGGAAGTTTTGCTTTTGCGGAAAATGACCGTCCGACTTTTATTAAAGTGGTTGGGTTTGCTGATGCAGGAAAACAGCAAAAGGCAAATGTAGATACCCAATACCGCATCGGATCGATCAGCAAGACCTTTACAGCCGTACTGGTCATGAAAGCGGTTGAGGAAAAAAAGATTACCCTGGATCGTAAACTTTCGGATTTTTATCCTGAAATTCCTAACGCGTCCAAAATTACCATTGAGAACTTATTGCAGCACCGCTCGGGAATCCATAATCTTACCGATGAAGCGGAATACCTTCAATATAATACAAAAACGCAGACGGAAAGTAACCTGATCGGGATTATTAAAAAATTCAACAGTGATTTTGAACCCGGCTCGAAATATGAGTACAGCAATTCCAATTACATTTTGCTGGGATTTATTCTCGAAAAAATATATAAAAAGCCCTACGCCGAACTGATCCGGTCTAAAATTACCAAGCCGCTGAAACTTACCTTTACGGAAGTCGGTGGGCCGATCGATACTTCAAAAAATCAGGCAAAGTCCTATAAATGTACCAACGGAACCTATCAGGCTTCTGACGAAACGGACATGAGCATTCCGATCGGTGCCGGAAATATGATTTCGACGCCACGGGATCTGTTGGATTTTATATTGGCGCTGGAACAGGGAAAGCTGATCAGAAAACAGAGTCTTGAAAAAATGAAAACTTTTACCGATGGGTATGGGTTTGGTCTTACAAAAGTTCCATTTGGAAAGTATTGGGGGTATGGTCATAACGGAGGGATCGATGAGTTCAGGTCGGTCCTGTATTATTTTCCTGATCTGAAAATAGCTGCGGCCTTTACCGTCAATCAATCGGATATGAACATCAATGAAATATCCGTTAAGCTTCTGGAAACGGCTGCCGGACATGACTTTGAAATGCCGGACTTTAAAACATTCACTATCGCCAAAAGCGAACTTCAGAAATTTACAGGAAAATACGCCAGTCCCGGAATTCCCGTAAAATTTAATATTTTTATCCAGGATAACAAACTGATGGCACAGGCTACCGGGCAAGGTGCATTCCCGTTGGATGCGGTTTCCGGCACAAAATTCAAATTTGAACCCGCCGGCATTACCGTCGAGTTTTTCCCGGAGAAAAATCAGTTTGTCATCATGCAGGGTGGCGAAAAAGATACTTTTACCAAAGAATAA
- a CDS encoding AraC family transcriptional regulator yields the protein MNSNKILLETPELKRENQLMSLVENQTTFNLNNCEFSIYETHQAAFGVKLHFETIAFTAMLRGKKHMKLDNKTGYFDYFPGESVLVSPGETMVIDFPEADETPTQCISLSLNPEFIEDSLNYLNYHLPKADETSHWNIGLDEYYLFNNTSLASATNNIMRIAMDNNSQKDIMADFALKELLIRLMQTQARGIVEKNMAKNRSRIGFVVDYIKKNLHQKLSVESIAKMAYVSKSNFFKMFKEELGTSPNDFILQERISRAKELLAGRNSIKETAFQTGFSDTNYFTRVFKQLVGITPKSYQDKTTFFE from the coding sequence ATGAACAGCAACAAGATTTTATTAGAAACTCCTGAATTGAAAAGGGAAAACCAGCTTATGAGCCTGGTGGAAAATCAGACGACCTTCAATCTAAACAACTGCGAATTCAGCATCTACGAAACGCATCAGGCAGCTTTTGGGGTAAAGCTTCATTTTGAGACGATTGCTTTCACGGCCATGCTCCGCGGAAAAAAACATATGAAGCTGGATAATAAAACCGGCTATTTCGATTATTTTCCAGGAGAAAGCGTACTTGTTTCCCCGGGTGAAACGATGGTCATCGATTTTCCTGAAGCCGATGAAACGCCTACCCAATGCATTTCGCTGAGCCTTAATCCTGAATTTATCGAAGATTCCCTGAATTATCTGAATTATCATCTTCCGAAGGCTGACGAAACTTCCCACTGGAATATCGGGCTGGATGAATATTATCTTTTCAACAATACTTCCCTGGCCTCTGCAACCAATAATATTATGCGGATTGCGATGGATAACAATTCCCAAAAGGATATTATGGCCGATTTTGCGCTGAAAGAACTTTTGATCCGGCTGATGCAAACCCAGGCAAGGGGCATCGTGGAAAAGAATATGGCGAAAAACAGATCGAGGATCGGCTTTGTGGTAGATTATATTAAGAAAAATTTGCATCAGAAGCTGTCCGTGGAAAGCATTGCAAAAATGGCCTACGTAAGCAAGTCGAACTTTTTTAAAATGTTTAAGGAAGAACTAGGCACATCACCGAACGATTTTATTTTACAGGAAAGGATCAGCAGGGCGAAAGAGCTCCTGGCAGGCCGGAACAGCATTAAAGAAACCGCTTTCCAGACGGGCTTTTCGGACACGAATTATTTTACAAGGGTTTTTAAACAGCTCGTAGGGATCACCCCAAAAAGCTATCAGGATAAAACAACTTTTTTTGAATGA
- a CDS encoding DUF779 domain-containing protein — MQNKIPRLSATEKALEVIWELEKKYGDLMFYQAGGCCEGTQPQCFEKGGFFPRMNDAMIGTIHNHEFWIDRDLFEYWQYSHFTLDVTDGFGPGGFSLETPLGKTFKVIYRLFTPEELENLKPVKRSE, encoded by the coding sequence ATGCAGAATAAAATACCCAGGCTTTCAGCCACCGAAAAAGCATTGGAAGTGATCTGGGAGTTGGAAAAAAAATATGGGGACCTGATGTTCTACCAGGCCGGAGGATGCTGTGAAGGAACCCAGCCGCAGTGTTTTGAGAAAGGCGGATTTTTCCCCAGAATGAACGACGCCATGATCGGAACCATCCACAACCATGAATTCTGGATCGACCGTGACCTCTTTGAATACTGGCAATATTCCCATTTTACCTTAGACGTTACCGACGGTTTCGGACCGGGAGGGTTTTCTCTTGAAACCCCTTTGGGAAAAACATTTAAAGTTATTTACAGGCTCTTCACGCCCGAAGAACTGGAAAACCTGAAACCGGTGAAACGGAGTGAGTAA
- a CDS encoding M1 family aminopeptidase — protein sequence MKKAILSIALLGGIFFSTNAVAQTETSGREKVYRATHTKVTELKHTKLKVNFDYQKEQMSGEEWLTAAPFFYPTNELTLDAKGMLIHEVALEANGKKSPLKYDYKNEVLKITLDKIYQKNQEYTVYIKYTARPNEVKQEGSAAISDAKGLYFINAQGKEPDKPTQIWTQGETESSSAWFPTIDKSNQKTTQEIYMTVPDKYVTLSNGILKDSQKEANGLRTDHWVMDKRHSTYLFFMGVGDYAIVKDKWRNIPVDYYIEKEYEPYAKQIYGNTPEMIEFFSKKLGYDYPWAKYAQISGRDYVSGAMENTTATLHGSGILQKPGQLVDENTWEDTIAHELFHHWFGDLVTAESWSNLTVNESFANYSEYLWNEYKYGKDQADYHQMTDVNMYLHNPGDFKKDLVRFDYASREDVFDLVTYQKGGGILHMLRNYLGDDAFFAGMNDYLKTYEYGNAEAHQLRLSFEKVSGRDLNWFFNQWYFGSGNPKLKYSYTFEPVKKQIAVTIEQTQEQPFQFPLAIDVYDNGKPKRYNVWVDAQAKNTFNFDVSKNADLVNINADGILVAEITDTKTPEQNLMQFMGSKEFKSKYEALNGIKDQVGKNPAATKLLAAAIKDPFFRTRIKALKMMDLSNAEQFKAMGADVEKLAGNDPKTLVQAAAISALAKTKDKKYLPVFEKGMNAVSNAVRGSSVSAIIEIDSSRAGALAEKIDLKDASEDLMNKLLPVIVKNKVTSQMENITQLVAFYPFIKFQNPELGKSAEEGYNWIMSSDNLKATEGITKMLGRAKGEIGNNPQVKMMITQMLKDGLNKKMELLKQNPQSAASINKQIDAINKAIEDFK from the coding sequence ATGAAAAAAGCCATTTTATCGATTGCTTTATTGGGTGGGATTTTCTTTTCCACAAATGCAGTGGCACAAACCGAAACTTCGGGCCGTGAAAAAGTGTACCGGGCTACCCATACCAAGGTAACAGAACTGAAGCACACCAAACTTAAAGTAAACTTCGATTACCAGAAGGAACAGATGAGCGGGGAAGAATGGCTTACGGCCGCTCCCTTTTTCTATCCGACCAACGAACTGACACTGGATGCCAAAGGAATGCTCATCCATGAAGTAGCATTGGAAGCAAATGGTAAAAAATCTCCTTTAAAATACGATTATAAAAATGAGGTTTTAAAAATTACCCTGGATAAAATCTACCAGAAAAATCAGGAATATACGGTTTACATCAAATATACGGCGCGTCCTAACGAAGTAAAGCAGGAGGGAAGTGCAGCCATTAGCGATGCAAAAGGCCTTTATTTTATCAATGCCCAGGGTAAGGAGCCCGATAAGCCTACCCAGATCTGGACGCAGGGTGAAACGGAATCTTCATCGGCCTGGTTCCCGACGATTGATAAATCCAACCAGAAAACCACCCAGGAAATTTACATGACGGTTCCTGATAAATATGTTACTCTTTCCAACGGTATTTTAAAAGATTCGCAGAAAGAAGCAAACGGTCTCAGAACCGATCACTGGGTAATGGATAAAAGACATTCTACTTATCTTTTCTTCATGGGCGTCGGAGACTATGCCATTGTAAAAGACAAATGGAGAAACATCCCGGTAGACTACTATATTGAAAAAGAATACGAGCCGTATGCAAAACAGATCTATGGAAACACTCCGGAAATGATCGAGTTTTTCTCTAAGAAGCTGGGCTACGACTATCCATGGGCAAAATATGCGCAGATCTCCGGAAGAGATTATGTAAGTGGTGCGATGGAAAACACAACGGCAACCCTTCATGGAAGCGGGATTTTGCAGAAGCCGGGGCAGCTGGTCGATGAAAACACGTGGGAAGATACCATCGCTCATGAGCTGTTTCACCATTGGTTCGGAGATCTGGTAACCGCGGAAAGCTGGAGCAACCTTACCGTAAACGAGTCTTTTGCCAACTATTCCGAATACCTGTGGAACGAATACAAATACGGAAAAGACCAGGCCGATTATCACCAGATGACTGATGTGAATATGTATCTTCATAATCCTGGGGATTTCAAGAAAGATCTGGTGAGGTTCGATTATGCTTCCCGTGAAGATGTCTTCGATTTGGTAACCTACCAGAAAGGAGGAGGAATTCTTCATATGCTGAGAAACTATTTGGGCGATGATGCTTTTTTCGCCGGAATGAATGATTACCTGAAAACCTACGAATACGGAAATGCGGAAGCCCACCAGTTGAGATTGTCCTTTGAAAAGGTTTCGGGAAGAGACCTGAACTGGTTTTTCAACCAGTGGTATTTCGGAAGCGGAAATCCGAAGCTTAAATATTCCTATACGTTTGAGCCGGTGAAAAAACAGATTGCCGTTACCATCGAGCAGACCCAGGAACAGCCGTTTCAGTTTCCGCTGGCCATCGATGTGTACGATAATGGGAAGCCAAAAAGATATAATGTATGGGTAGATGCACAGGCAAAAAATACCTTTAATTTTGATGTTTCCAAAAATGCAGATCTGGTAAACATCAATGCAGATGGAATTTTAGTGGCAGAAATTACCGATACGAAGACTCCTGAGCAGAACCTGATGCAGTTCATGGGTTCCAAAGAATTCAAAAGCAAATATGAAGCACTGAACGGGATCAAAGACCAGGTCGGAAAAAATCCCGCAGCCACCAAACTGTTGGCCGCGGCAATAAAAGATCCTTTTTTCAGAACAAGGATAAAAGCTCTAAAAATGATGGACCTTTCCAACGCCGAACAGTTCAAAGCTATGGGTGCGGACGTCGAAAAACTGGCAGGAAACGATCCTAAAACACTGGTACAGGCAGCAGCCATTTCTGCATTGGCCAAAACGAAGGATAAAAAATACCTTCCTGTTTTTGAAAAAGGCATGAATGCCGTTTCCAATGCTGTAAGAGGAAGTTCGGTAAGTGCGATCATCGAAATCGATTCTTCACGAGCAGGGGCGCTGGCTGAAAAAATCGATTTAAAAGATGCTTCTGAAGACCTGATGAATAAACTTCTGCCGGTGATTGTTAAAAATAAAGTCACTTCACAAATGGAAAATATTACCCAGCTTGTCGCATTTTATCCGTTTATCAAATTCCAGAATCCTGAATTGGGCAAGTCTGCGGAAGAAGGCTACAACTGGATCATGAGCTCCGACAATCTGAAGGCGACGGAAGGGATTACAAAAATGCTGGGCCGGGCAAAAGGGGAGATCGGAAACAACCCACAGGTTAAAATGATGATAACCCAGATGCTGAAAGACGGACTGAATAAGAAAATGGAACTGCTGAAACAGAATCCGCAAAGTGCTGCCAGCATCAACAAGCAGATTGATGCCATCAACAAAGCCATAGAGGATTTTAAATAA
- a CDS encoding thymidylate synthase, with product MQNYLDLLQHILDNGTDKTDRTGTGTRSVFGYQLRYDLSEGFPMVTTKKVHLKSIIYELLWFLKGDTNIKYLKDNGVSIWDEWADENGDLGPVYGAQWRSWTGADGKVVDQITEVIEQIKKNPDSRRLIVSAWNVAEIPNMALAPCHALFQFYVADGKLSLQLYQRSADVFLGVPFNIASYALLLMMVAQVCELEVGDYVHSFGDVHIYNNHFEQVQKQLSREPRPLPVMKLNPEVKNIFDFDFEDFTLENYDPHPGIKAPVAI from the coding sequence ATGCAGAACTACTTAGACCTCTTACAGCATATTTTAGACAATGGGACAGATAAAACCGATAGAACCGGAACCGGAACCAGAAGTGTTTTCGGCTATCAGCTGAGATATGACCTGTCTGAAGGTTTTCCTATGGTAACCACCAAAAAAGTGCATTTGAAGTCGATTATCTATGAATTGCTTTGGTTCTTAAAAGGCGATACCAATATTAAATATCTGAAAGACAACGGCGTTTCTATTTGGGACGAATGGGCTGATGAAAACGGAGATCTTGGGCCGGTGTACGGCGCGCAGTGGCGGAGCTGGACCGGTGCCGATGGAAAAGTAGTGGACCAGATTACGGAAGTAATCGAGCAGATCAAAAAAAATCCGGATTCCAGGAGGCTCATCGTATCGGCCTGGAATGTAGCGGAAATTCCGAATATGGCTTTGGCACCTTGCCATGCGCTATTCCAGTTTTATGTAGCAGATGGTAAACTGTCGCTTCAATTGTATCAAAGAAGTGCAGACGTATTTCTGGGCGTTCCCTTCAACATTGCAAGCTATGCTTTGTTATTGATGATGGTAGCGCAGGTATGTGAACTGGAAGTTGGGGATTACGTACACAGTTTCGGAGACGTTCATATTTACAATAACCATTTTGAGCAGGTTCAGAAGCAGCTTTCAAGAGAGCCGCGTCCGCTCCCGGTGATGAAGCTTAATCCTGAAGTTAAGAATATTTTTGATTTTGATTTTGAAGACTTTACGTTGGAGAATTACGATCCGCATCCGGGAATTAAAGCGCCGGTAGCCATCTGA
- a CDS encoding hydroxymethylglutaryl-CoA synthase family protein: MTFGIEAASYHVPSLYLKIKDLAEKRGIEPAKLEKGLGLHKMGFPDVHEDAATFAAEALLKLIRDYELNPKEISRIYLGTESALDAAKPTASYAMQMVEDALGAEFGERVFRNCDVVDMTFACIGAVDALHNSLDFVRANPDKKAVVIASDYAKYELASSGEYTQGGGAVAVLVSSTPNLLEIENHWGVATESVFDFFKPRRHFKKEDLSHAPESFPDKIEIFTDEPVFDGQYSNQCYQDRIREAYSHYKEITSKEKPYENWKYLIFHLPYAFHGKRVFTEIYSLENGLSYETPEEQKAVAKSDEYLAFINQKIEKSQRASSEIGNMYTASIFMALLSALQTSFNENEELAGQEIGFLGYGSGSKSKVFTGKVSANWKEVAGKWNIFEELKNRTAIDFDTYEKLHRKQLENSLNKNYKGFGLKSVELENPVLKGARYYDFKK, from the coding sequence ATGACTTTTGGAATTGAGGCGGCAAGTTACCACGTACCTTCATTATATCTGAAAATTAAAGACCTGGCGGAAAAAAGAGGCATTGAACCGGCTAAACTGGAAAAAGGACTGGGCCTTCACAAAATGGGCTTTCCCGACGTACACGAAGATGCGGCAACATTTGCAGCAGAAGCTTTGCTGAAGCTGATTAGAGATTACGAACTTAATCCCAAAGAAATATCAAGAATTTATCTTGGGACGGAAAGTGCCCTCGACGCAGCCAAGCCGACCGCCTCGTACGCAATGCAGATGGTTGAAGACGCTTTGGGAGCCGAATTTGGTGAAAGGGTTTTCAGAAACTGTGATGTGGTAGACATGACCTTCGCCTGTATCGGTGCCGTGGATGCACTCCACAATTCGTTGGATTTCGTACGTGCCAATCCTGATAAAAAAGCAGTGGTGATTGCCAGTGACTATGCAAAATATGAGCTGGCTTCGTCCGGAGAATATACCCAGGGAGGGGGTGCAGTAGCCGTTCTGGTTTCATCAACTCCTAATCTTTTGGAAATTGAGAACCATTGGGGAGTAGCTACAGAAAGTGTCTTCGATTTTTTTAAGCCGAGGCGCCATTTCAAAAAAGAAGATCTTTCTCACGCGCCTGAAAGTTTTCCTGACAAAATTGAAATATTTACTGATGAGCCTGTTTTCGACGGGCAATATTCCAACCAGTGTTATCAGGACAGGATCAGGGAAGCCTACAGCCATTACAAAGAAATCACGAGTAAAGAAAAGCCTTATGAAAACTGGAAATACCTCATTTTCCACCTTCCGTATGCTTTCCACGGAAAAAGGGTGTTCACGGAAATCTACAGCCTTGAGAACGGATTGTCTTACGAAACGCCTGAAGAACAGAAAGCCGTAGCAAAGTCAGACGAATACCTTGCGTTTATCAATCAAAAAATTGAAAAATCACAAAGGGCATCTTCCGAAATCGGGAATATGTATACTGCTTCCATTTTTATGGCCCTGCTTTCCGCTTTGCAGACTTCATTTAATGAAAATGAAGAACTGGCAGGGCAGGAAATCGGATTTTTAGGATACGGAAGCGGTTCGAAGTCCAAAGTGTTTACCGGTAAAGTTTCGGCCAACTGGAAAGAGGTTGCCGGAAAATGGAATATTTTTGAAGAGCTGAAAAACAGGACGGCGATCGATTTCGATACCTACGAAAAACTTCACCGCAAACAGCTGGAAAATTCGTTGAATAAAAACTATAAAGGCTTCGGACTGAAATCGGTAGAACTGGAAAACCCGGTATTGAAAGGAGCTAGATATTACGATTTTAAAAAATAA